Genomic window (Aethina tumida isolate Nest 87 chromosome 4, icAetTumi1.1, whole genome shotgun sequence):
ACGTCCAATACAGttggtatatttatattaaataaataaaaatggaaaactatGATATACTGCACatatttatgcatttattatgTCAATAGTCAATATATAGAAgtaaaaaagcaataaataattacttcaatttatgaatctaaaaatgtttccataaacaaaacaaaagacGTTTAATTGCTTCACTTTATTAACACTTAACTGCACTTAAAAAGTGATAATTACTCTAATAATCCGTCCGAAGATAAAATTGGGTCAacctaattaaatcaaatttaagaatatgaCTTGAATGCATCGTacaatctaataaattaacctGACCTTTAACAAAACACCCGTGCCAAATTCCTCCCCCACATTCCAGCAACaaaaggaatttaaattttaatctgattattactatttatacaTTCAGATTTTCGAATTTCGAAAGGACGTCGCAAATACTGCGACTGATGGACTCGAATTACGTCGACCTGGTGGACAGGGAGCACATGCAGATGCTGCAGGAGCGGATCATGCAGGATTACACCCATAAAATGAACTGTCGCATCAAAATGCGAgaggtaatatattttttccgaTGATTTACAATCGTGCAGGATTAATTTATGTAGGTCAGAACGACAGGTCGTTACTGCAGCCGTTCAACTGGGATCCTTTAAAGAAACACTTGGAGCAATTTAATTATCCTTCCATTTATTCATTAAGTGATTGATTTCGAATGCGTCCAAGGCGGGATCAATTAATGCAGCTAATTAGGGGGGGAATCTGATTTTGAGATGTTCAATGATTTTACGTTTTTCCAGTGACTGGCATATGTAGCTCAAGGTGAAGAAAATCGTATTAAGCCTCTTTGGAGGGCTGAAAATAGCTAGGAAAGTAAATCATGTTTATTCGATGTTTCTCTGACAAGTTTTTGCAACAAACAAACgagataaattacattttcatttatccaacatttttaacatcatTTTCCTTCATACGTATCAGTTTTTACTTGTTGTAAGTTATACtagtgataaaattaatataaatttaaaccttCAGGctgttaaaatgtatttattcatttcaaagttctttagttttatattcTGCACACgtacaatttaatgaaattttcaattttataatattcaataactaacattttatacaaggtgttaCAAAAATGGGTGGACAAAATTTGGGAGCAGTTAACAGTTGTTTTTTTCTCATACTTTTGTAACCTTTGGTCCAATCgactttaaatttggtatgtataATCCTAAAATACATTCCTACAATTTAACGTAATGAACTTTTCCCATATTGTTACAGTGGCGTAGATTCTGGGGGGGGGGGTTCACCCCTTTTTCTCGCCCTATTTTCTacaccactgaatattttttataattattaagcttttcatattccttacactatttataaaaaaaaaatattcttgattAACATTGATTATCACAGCcgttttaaagatatttcagttttaatgtcttttttttaattaaagtaaattaaaataaactttttaaaccgaaatatctcaaaaatggctgcgataatcaaaatttatcaagagaccttttttattccaatttgtGCAGAAACtatgaaaaagtttaaaaaaagacGTAGAAAAAAGGGCAAAAAGAAGAGGAAAACCCCCCAAAATCTACGCCACTGTACAATATGttcaaagtttattatattgaattttaggCAGGAATTTTTGGATAATGTAGCAAATTGAACACAATCGGACCAAAGATTATGGAAATATGGGGAAAAaacaatctttaaaaattaaatttgagggAGAAACTTTACTTAGACTTTCATCATTATTGGACGTGTTTGAGGGGCTCCTAAATTGTccctcattaaatttaataataaaatataacttatttaaaatattaaaaaaaattgaatacttGTTTTATCTCCAGTGTATCATTAAAGGGATGTTACGGAAGCAAATTCTGTTTGTTTTCCAAATTAGGAACAGTAAagcaatgtaaaatttaataaaaatgtgttgcACTGTACAGAGTAATGAACTGCTACGTATATTTTTTGCCCTTTAATCTGTATTAAATTGCTAAAAATGTTTACCCACAGTACAACTTTACGACTTGCcgttaataaacttaattaaagttGAGCCGTGGTCAAAGAAACGAATTATGAAGATCACAATGAATGTCGCAACTTAAGATAAACTTTCATTCATGGCTGCTCATTACacttttacgtttttatttgGCTTTATGACGGAAATGTCCGGAGgcggaataaaattaaaatcaattgtatgtaaaattatatttttatactccaGCTTTCGTCCCATTACTTTTTACAACATgcatgttgttgttgttattattatttaagtcgAGCTTGTTGAAAGCTCGTCCGGAAAAAGTActtgtgaaatttttaatcagaTTCTTTTGATGCATGTCAGGTGGGTGCTGGACCATATCAATAtaagcaattaaaattgataatttccgCATATTAATGAATGTAATTGGATCCATTCATTACGAGGTTCAATTTGCAGTCAACGAATGGAATGGAAAAATGTCAATGATTTATCCATGTCCGTATTAAAATCATCTTTCATTTCATCCTGATGCTGCTGGGGTGGGAATTATTCCTGACAAAAACATGAAATACTATATTTACGCCTgaaagttttgtttttatctgcgaaagtataaatatagagggatattaatattatatattatttacttccCCCTTGTTATTTCTTGTTCATttgtttccaattaatttttctgagtAATACAATCTCTTACATGACCactttgtttgttattttctgtcaaataaaaacagtaaacATGTTTCAGGGTAAAGAACTGGAAAGGGTTAAAACTTTGGTATTGGATGGAAAAATACCCATTAATAAAGCTCCCACTGAGATGTCCTCTCATCCCATAATgtttttggaaagttatatagCCGTAAAGGAAAGAAAAAGACGAAAAGTAACTTGAAGActtattcaattcaaaatagaatagaatagaaattgataattttcagaTCAGAACTTCAAAAAGTCCAAGCACAGCAAGGTCAGACCAACCCATGACACCAGCTTCAGCACTGGCGactgaaaataaagaaaaactagAACTGAGGGACTCCACAGAGTCAAACGAAGACATGCATGTAATTCCTGTCATTATTTCTGCTGAATTTGAGAACTTCAAGAACGATTCACCTGAAATGAAGCAGCTTAGATTGTGTGaggtaattttaaatgaaattcaagatttttaataaatttgagaaTAGTTTTTAGATTTCAAAGCTTGATTATTGTGTGAAttacaagaaatataaaaaatatttttaataagcttttaatatatttcaaaaacttttaagtgccattaaaaattactacttCACATTTTCagattcatttattcatagatattttatacataaatataaataatataagattgatttatatttattttagtctcttgataaaaattgttttctttggttaaaacaaatgtaggcatttcatatatttatttccaaattatcCTATTATattggtatttttaataattatatattgtattgtacTTCaccaaacataaatttaattaaatatcaacgtggattattaaaaaatgtatcaaattaatcaaatgttttattaaatattttgaataataattaactgtattgtaattcatcaaatataaatttaattaaatacaaaagtgGAAAAAGTATCGCTGTTAATCATGTTAACGAGACATGAATGAATGGATACGAATACAATAACAATTCCCCGTTTATTTCTTTCTGAACGTGAGGTATCTTTCCATCTGAACTGCTTTCTACCGAGGTCAGCATCGTAACCccctaaatcttaaaaaacagCCCTTAACAAGGAATAAAAGTGATAATGAGGAAATCTAAGGCATCAGATAACAATTATCTAGACtcgtgttattaatattaaatatttaacatttacaattatggttaattgattatttaaacaatgagtgacaaatttaattgggTATTTAATGTTTCAGACTGTGAACGAGATGTACCTGTTGGCAGACGAGATAATAGGTTCGATAAAAGAAGTGGAAGTGTCAACAAAATCGGCGGAGGAATCTTCTTCGAATTCCTAAAACCACCCCCGTCGTAAATGAGACTTGTAGACTTATTACAATAAACCTTTTCgaccttatttattttctttcctGTCCCGCAACTTGTGTTTAATCCTCAAACAAGTATTTAGTCAATGGaaacgtaaaattaatattctgtgAATAGAATGCAAATATTGTGGAgcttaagaataaatttacagGTAAATTTGCATTAATGTTGTTAATTCGGGTAAACAACCACCATTTACAtaaagatttaattcaaattgtttCGTTGAACttgaattaatatcaaaatgttaAGTAATTATGTCAGTTAGGAcactgaaaactgaaaatattttaaaacaggcAAAGtttgactaaaataaaatcaattaaatattt
Coding sequences:
- the LOC109596371 gene encoding uncharacterized protein LOC109596371: MAEFWNTMNVMIGKEWRRAEINMEEWVDNIIKKENYVSEDQHKITPSGRIPSFCSSMVTVEITSEDIKEFWDRINLPKITCVFSNFERTSQILRLMDSNYVDLVDREHMQMLQERIMQDYTHKMNCRIKMREGKELERVKTLVLDGKIPINKAPTEMSSHPIMFLESYIAVKERKRRKIRTSKSPSTARSDQPMTPASALATENKEKLELRDSTESNEDMHVIPVIISAEFENFKNDSPEMKQLRLCETVNEMYLLADEIIGSIKEVEVSTKSAEESSSNS